One window from the genome of Moritella sp. F3 encodes:
- a CDS encoding M23 family metallopeptidase produces the protein MSVTVTYSNSKNSYSKLFNLYFFIFALIAVIAVSIASSWFLYSNYSSQAIQLKIAKTQQKYQQQADQVLALRQETDLKIAVFASKVGMMQAEVNRLSLLGDELAKDASLTRGEFDFMLKPAIGGPVDTDTSYAVDLQTLLEEMDLLSLEVNNRSQQLSLLETMLLNHNITDEAVLSGRPVIERGSWLSSHYGVRKDPFTGRATMHKCVDFAGDNGMKIIATGAGVVTWSGRRSGYGLLIEINHGNGLSSRYAHSKELIAKEGDVVGKGQTIAIMGSSGRSTGPHVHYEVLKSGRQVDPKRYVYR, from the coding sequence ATGAGCGTTACAGTTACTTACTCGAATAGTAAAAACAGCTATTCTAAATTATTTAATCTCTACTTCTTCATATTTGCCTTAATTGCTGTCATTGCAGTTTCGATTGCGTCTTCTTGGTTTCTCTATTCAAATTATTCTTCTCAAGCCATTCAGCTTAAAATTGCCAAAACGCAGCAAAAATATCAACAACAAGCCGATCAAGTCCTTGCGCTACGTCAAGAAACAGATTTGAAAATAGCCGTGTTTGCGAGTAAAGTTGGCATGATGCAAGCGGAAGTTAACCGTTTGAGTTTATTAGGTGATGAATTGGCTAAAGATGCCAGTTTGACGCGTGGTGAATTTGATTTTATGCTAAAGCCTGCTATTGGTGGTCCTGTGGATACCGATACAAGTTATGCTGTTGATTTACAAACCTTGCTTGAAGAGATGGATTTACTGTCATTAGAAGTAAATAATCGCTCACAACAGCTTTCACTACTTGAAACTATGCTATTGAATCACAATATAACAGATGAGGCTGTGTTATCTGGTCGACCTGTTATTGAACGAGGTTCTTGGTTATCGTCCCATTATGGTGTGCGTAAAGACCCTTTTACAGGGCGAGCAACCATGCATAAGTGCGTTGATTTTGCAGGCGATAATGGCATGAAGATTATTGCTACGGGCGCAGGTGTTGTCACTTGGTCCGGCAGACGTTCAGGTTATGGACTGTTAATCGAAATAAATCACGGAAATGGTCTGTCGTCACGTTACGCCCACTCTAAAGAGTTAATTGCCAAAGAAGGTGATGTAGTAGGTAAAGGGCAAACTATTGCTATTATGGGAAGTTCAGGGCGCTCTACTGGACCTCATGTGCACTACGAAGTGCTAAAATCGGGACGACAAGTCGATCCTAAACGCTATGTTTATCGCTAA
- a CDS encoding cell division protein FtsQ/DivIB, whose translation MTTATITPETEVQEDHIYALTELEIQADESCAEEFGPSRLQRGLGLLFFFMVIVFFSWMFSSMESYLTDASKMPMSALIIQGEREYVSDDDIRTVLLQKPAIENYFSVNVDDIQEKIESLPWVYHASVRKSWPDLLRVYIQEQPVVAVWNDSQLLNEDGIVFDADVNMAPISLVKLYSPNDRIKQTLAKYNEFNGLLQLNNYQIITMTMNLRNAITVVLSNGIMLRLGREDAISRIQRYIDYVAVLDKEKIAYIDLRYDTGFSVGWKNDNKE comes from the coding sequence ATGACTACTGCCACGATAACACCGGAAACTGAAGTGCAAGAGGATCATATCTATGCACTGACGGAGCTTGAGATTCAAGCGGATGAATCCTGCGCTGAAGAATTTGGCCCGTCACGTTTGCAACGTGGCTTAGGTTTGCTTTTCTTCTTTATGGTGATAGTGTTTTTCAGTTGGATGTTTAGCAGTATGGAATCTTATCTGACAGATGCGAGTAAAATGCCTATGTCAGCATTGATTATTCAAGGTGAGCGTGAGTACGTTAGTGATGATGATATTCGAACTGTATTGTTACAAAAACCAGCGATAGAAAATTATTTTTCAGTTAATGTCGATGATATCCAAGAAAAAATCGAATCATTACCTTGGGTTTATCATGCATCGGTACGTAAAAGTTGGCCTGATTTATTACGCGTGTATATTCAAGAACAACCAGTTGTTGCGGTCTGGAATGATAGTCAATTATTAAATGAAGATGGGATTGTATTCGATGCTGATGTTAATATGGCACCAATATCATTAGTGAAACTTTATAGCCCTAATGATAGAATTAAACAGACGCTGGCTAAATACAATGAATTCAATGGATTACTGCAGCTTAACAACTATCAGATAATAACAATGACAATGAATTTACGTAATGCAATAACGGTTGTATTAAGTAATGGTATTATGTTGCGCTTGGGGCGAGAGGATGCAATATCTCGTATTCAGCGTTATATCGACTATGTCGCAGTATTGGATAAAGAAAAAATAGCCTATATAGATTTACGTTACGATACAGGTTTCTCAGTTGGCTGGAAAAATGACAATAAAGAGTAG
- a CDS encoding D-alanine--D-alanine ligase produces MEEVIMSATSTKKVAVLFGGNSAEREVSLKSGAAVTAGLQRAGVDAHALDTAEYDVNQLKGDGFTHAFIALHGRGGEDGVMQGALEQLAIPYTGSRVLGAALAMDKIRTKQIWQAQGLPTALYRIVTPTDFSTDIASNIIAELGSPVIIKPAKEGSSIGMAKVHNVAELATAVTAAFEYDNEILIEQWIEGPEFTIAILGDEVLPVIQLKTPNTFYDYQAKYQSNSTEYLCPAPITDVQRLQLQAYALQAFHAVAAEGWGRVDAMLDAQGQFQLLEVNTVPGMTEKSLVPMAANAAGYDFESLVSKVLALAH; encoded by the coding sequence ATGGAAGAAGTAATCATGAGCGCAACAAGTACTAAGAAAGTAGCTGTATTATTTGGTGGTAATTCTGCGGAACGTGAAGTATCACTTAAATCTGGCGCAGCTGTGACTGCTGGTTTACAACGTGCAGGTGTTGATGCGCATGCATTAGATACTGCGGAATACGATGTTAACCAACTTAAGGGTGATGGTTTCACCCATGCATTTATCGCCTTACACGGTCGTGGTGGCGAAGATGGCGTAATGCAGGGCGCGTTAGAACAGCTTGCGATTCCGTATACAGGTAGTCGTGTATTAGGTGCCGCATTAGCAATGGATAAGATCCGTACTAAACAAATATGGCAGGCACAAGGTCTACCCACGGCGCTTTATCGTATTGTTACGCCAACAGATTTTAGTACTGACATTGCCAGTAATATTATTGCTGAACTCGGCTCTCCGGTTATCATTAAACCGGCGAAAGAAGGTTCGAGTATTGGTATGGCGAAAGTACATAACGTGGCGGAATTAGCAACCGCGGTAACGGCTGCTTTTGAATATGATAACGAGATCCTTATCGAACAATGGATTGAAGGACCTGAGTTTACTATCGCCATTCTTGGTGACGAAGTATTACCGGTTATTCAGCTTAAAACGCCTAATACGTTTTATGATTACCAAGCTAAGTATCAATCTAATTCGACGGAATACTTGTGTCCTGCACCGATTACGGATGTCCAGCGTTTACAATTACAAGCTTATGCATTGCAAGCATTTCATGCGGTTGCCGCTGAAGGTTGGGGCCGTGTTGATGCGATGCTTGATGCGCAAGGTCAGTTCCAGTTATTAGAAGTGAATACAGTACCAGGGATGACCGAAAAAAGCTTAGTGCCTATGGCTGCAAATGCAGCAGGTTATGATTTTGAAAGTTTAGTGTCTAAGGTATTAGCGCTTGCGCATTGA
- the ftsZ gene encoding cell division protein FtsZ: protein MFELLDDSNDEAVIKVIGVGGGGGNAVDHMVSETIEGVEFIVINTDAQALRNSAAGSVIQIGNTITKGLGAGANPQVGREAAMEDRDAIREHLQGSDMIFIAAGMGGGTGTGAAPVVAEIARELGILTVAVVTKPFSFEGKRRLTYAQAGIDALSEQVDSLITIPNDKLLKVLGRGVSLLDAFKAANNVLLGAVQGIAELITRPGLINVDFADVRTVMSEMGTAMMGTGVASGEDRAEEAAEAAISSPLLDDVDLAGARGILVNITAGLDINIEEFETVGNSVKAFASDNATVVVGAVIDPEMTDELRVTVVVTGIGAENKPDITLVPTPVKKVEEAKVEPAKIEETAKATVIAADSKVDVQNVAQQVAVGESNTTTATKSEPDYLDIPAFLRRQAD, encoded by the coding sequence ATGTTTGAATTACTAGATGATAGTAACGATGAAGCTGTCATTAAAGTCATTGGTGTCGGTGGTGGCGGCGGTAACGCAGTTGACCATATGGTCAGTGAAACAATTGAAGGTGTTGAATTCATTGTGATTAATACGGATGCACAGGCATTACGTAATTCAGCCGCTGGATCTGTTATTCAAATCGGTAACACAATAACAAAAGGCTTAGGTGCGGGTGCAAATCCTCAGGTAGGTCGTGAAGCTGCAATGGAAGATCGCGATGCAATCCGGGAGCACCTACAAGGTTCAGATATGATCTTTATTGCTGCCGGTATGGGCGGTGGTACAGGTACTGGTGCAGCGCCTGTTGTCGCTGAAATTGCAAGAGAGTTAGGCATCTTAACGGTAGCGGTAGTGACTAAACCTTTCTCTTTTGAAGGCAAACGTCGCCTGACTTACGCGCAAGCGGGTATTGATGCATTAAGTGAGCAAGTTGATTCTTTAATCACTATTCCTAACGACAAACTACTGAAAGTATTAGGTCGTGGTGTAAGTTTATTAGATGCGTTTAAAGCAGCAAATAATGTCTTACTCGGTGCAGTACAAGGTATTGCAGAGTTAATTACCCGTCCTGGTCTGATCAACGTGGATTTCGCCGATGTGCGCACTGTGATGAGCGAAATGGGTACTGCGATGATGGGTACTGGTGTGGCATCTGGTGAAGATCGTGCTGAAGAAGCAGCGGAAGCCGCTATCTCAAGTCCATTACTGGATGATGTCGATTTAGCGGGCGCACGCGGTATTCTAGTAAATATTACAGCTGGTCTAGATATCAACATTGAAGAATTCGAAACAGTGGGTAACTCAGTTAAAGCGTTTGCATCTGACAATGCAACGGTTGTTGTGGGTGCGGTAATCGACCCTGAAATGACAGATGAATTACGTGTAACGGTTGTTGTGACTGGTATTGGTGCTGAAAACAAACCTGATATTACGTTAGTACCAACACCGGTGAAAAAAGTAGAAGAAGCGAAAGTTGAACCTGCGAAAATTGAAGAAACAGCTAAAGCGACAGTGATTGCTGCCGATAGTAAAGTTGATGTGCAGAATGTTGCACAGCAAGTAGCAGTTGGTGAAAGCAATACGACTACGGCAACCAAAAGCGAACCGGACTATCTTGATATTCCCGCGTTCTTGCGTCGCCAAGCTGACTAA
- the secA gene encoding preprotein translocase subunit SecA, producing the protein MLTNIITKIVGSRNDRILKKLHKVVKQVNQLETDFEVLSDEELKAKTVDFQQRFAAGESLDSMLAEAFAVVREGSKRVFGMRHFDVQLLGGMVLNNNQIAEMRTGEGKTLTATLPAYLNALTGKGVHIITVNDYLAARDAEWNRELFEFLGLTVGLNVSGMDNMAKREAYAADVTYGTNNEFGFDYLRDNMAFEPQQRVMRPLYYAVIDEVDSILIDEARTPLIISGPADDSSELYTKINTIIPLLEQQEQEDTEEYTGDGHYTVDEKNKQVLLTENGQIKVEEMLKERGLLSEEDSLFSAGNISLLHHINAALRAHTLFEKDVDYIVSDDGEIVIVDEHTGRTMPGRRWSEGLHQAVEAREGVNIQNENQTLASITFQNYFRMYEKLSGMTGTADTEAFEFQSIYSLETVVLPTNKPMARKDFGDLVYLTADEKHVAIIEDIKDCVKRQQPVLVGTVSIESSELLSNLLKKDKIKHNVLNAKFHEREAEIVADAGRSGAVTIATNMAGRGTDIVLGGNWQTEVDKLKKPTEAQIAHIKSEWQVRHDAVLTAGGLHIIGTERHESRRIDNQLRGRSGRQGDAGSTRFYLSMADPLMRIFTSDRITGMMKKLGMEEGEAIEHKWVTRAIENAQRKVEGRNFDIRKSLLEFDDVANDQRKVVYEQRNELMEAEDISETMIAIREDVLNAVMDAYIPPQSLHEMWDITGLEQRLRADFMLELPIQQWLDDDNKLYEEQIRERIMTQANEAYTAKEDAVGAQVIRQFEKAVMLQTLDGLWKEHLAAMDHLRQGIHLRGYAQKNPKQEYKRESFELFTEMLENLKSDVVGVISKVQVQAPEDVEAVEAHRRRGESLPQNMSHATAENQLADESAVDEAETFVRQGQKVGRNDPCPCGSGAKFKQCHGKLS; encoded by the coding sequence ATGTTAACTAATATAATTACAAAAATAGTCGGTAGCCGCAATGACCGCATTTTAAAAAAATTGCACAAAGTTGTAAAACAAGTTAATCAATTAGAAACAGATTTTGAAGTATTATCAGATGAAGAACTAAAAGCCAAAACGGTTGATTTTCAACAACGTTTCGCTGCTGGTGAATCACTTGATAGCATGTTAGCGGAAGCATTTGCGGTTGTACGTGAAGGTTCTAAGCGTGTATTTGGCATGCGTCACTTCGATGTACAGTTATTAGGTGGTATGGTTTTAAATAATAACCAGATCGCGGAAATGCGTACGGGTGAAGGTAAAACACTAACGGCGACACTACCTGCTTATTTAAATGCTTTAACAGGTAAAGGCGTACATATTATTACGGTGAATGATTACCTTGCTGCACGTGATGCGGAATGGAATCGTGAACTATTTGAATTCCTAGGGCTAACTGTTGGCTTGAACGTGTCTGGCATGGATAACATGGCTAAACGTGAAGCATATGCAGCGGATGTCACTTACGGAACCAATAATGAATTTGGTTTTGATTATCTGCGTGACAATATGGCGTTCGAACCACAACAGCGTGTAATGCGCCCGCTATACTATGCGGTAATCGATGAAGTGGATTCAATCCTAATTGATGAAGCGCGTACTCCGCTGATTATCTCTGGCCCTGCCGATGATAGCTCTGAATTGTACACTAAAATTAATACCATCATTCCTTTGCTAGAACAGCAAGAGCAGGAAGATACTGAAGAATATACTGGTGATGGTCATTACACGGTTGACGAAAAGAACAAGCAAGTATTATTGACTGAAAATGGTCAAATTAAAGTTGAAGAGATGCTCAAAGAGCGTGGCTTATTAAGCGAAGAAGATTCTTTATTCTCAGCCGGTAATATTTCATTATTACATCACATCAATGCGGCATTACGTGCGCATACATTGTTTGAAAAAGATGTTGATTATATTGTCAGTGATGACGGCGAGATTGTTATTGTTGATGAGCACACTGGCCGTACTATGCCTGGTCGTCGCTGGTCTGAAGGTCTACATCAAGCGGTAGAAGCCCGTGAAGGTGTAAACATTCAAAACGAAAACCAAACATTAGCATCAATTACCTTCCAGAATTATTTCCGCATGTACGAAAAACTGTCAGGCATGACGGGTACTGCTGATACTGAAGCTTTCGAGTTCCAATCGATCTACAGTCTAGAAACAGTTGTTTTACCGACGAATAAACCAATGGCACGTAAAGACTTTGGTGATCTTGTTTACCTGACTGCGGATGAAAAACACGTTGCGATCATTGAAGATATTAAAGATTGCGTGAAGAGACAACAGCCTGTCTTGGTTGGTACGGTATCGATTGAGAGTTCTGAATTACTGTCGAACCTACTGAAAAAAGACAAAATTAAACATAACGTATTGAATGCTAAGTTCCACGAACGTGAAGCTGAAATTGTAGCTGATGCGGGTCGTTCTGGTGCGGTCACTATCGCAACCAATATGGCCGGTCGTGGTACTGATATCGTGTTAGGTGGTAATTGGCAGACTGAAGTTGATAAACTGAAGAAACCAACCGAAGCGCAAATTGCACATATCAAATCAGAATGGCAAGTACGTCACGATGCAGTACTGACTGCAGGTGGTCTACATATCATCGGTACTGAACGTCATGAATCTCGTCGTATTGATAACCAATTACGTGGTCGTTCTGGTCGTCAGGGTGATGCTGGTTCAACGCGTTTCTATCTATCAATGGCCGATCCGCTTATGCGTATTTTCACATCAGACCGTATTACTGGCATGATGAAGAAATTAGGCATGGAAGAAGGCGAAGCGATTGAGCATAAATGGGTTACACGCGCGATCGAAAATGCACAACGTAAAGTTGAAGGCCGTAACTTTGATATTCGTAAATCATTACTTGAATTCGATGATGTTGCCAATGACCAACGTAAAGTGGTTTATGAGCAACGTAACGAGTTAATGGAAGCGGAAGATATCAGTGAAACGATGATCGCGATCCGTGAAGACGTGCTTAATGCAGTTATGGATGCTTACATTCCACCACAGTCATTACATGAAATGTGGGATATCACCGGTCTAGAACAACGTTTACGTGCAGACTTCATGCTTGAATTACCTATCCAGCAGTGGTTAGATGATGATAATAAATTGTATGAAGAACAGATCCGCGAACGTATTATGACGCAAGCTAACGAAGCTTACACAGCGAAAGAAGATGCTGTGGGTGCACAAGTTATTCGCCAATTTGAAAAAGCTGTGATGTTACAAACACTAGACGGTTTATGGAAAGAGCACTTAGCGGCGATGGACCATTTACGTCAAGGTATTCATTTACGCGGTTATGCTCAGAAAAACCCGAAACAAGAATATAAGCGTGAGTCGTTTGAACTGTTTACTGAAATGTTAGAGAACCTAAAATCAGATGTGGTTGGTGTGATCTCTAAAGTGCAGGTGCAAGCACCTGAAGATGTTGAAGCAGTTGAAGCGCATCGTCGTCGTGGTGAATCATTACCGCAAAATATGAGCCATGCAACAGCTGAAAATCAATTGGCTGACGAATCGGCAGTTGATGAAGCTGAAACGTTTGTGCGCCAAGGTCAGAAAGTAGGTCGTAACGATCCGTGTCCTTGTGGTTCAGGTGCTAAATTCAAACAGTGTCATGGTAAATTAAGCTAA
- the ftsA gene encoding cell division protein FtsA produces MTKSMERKLIVGLDVGTSKIAVVVGELLPDGELNIIGLGESVSRGMDKGGVNDLESVVKAVQRALQDAELMADMKISSVYLSISGKHISSQDEIGMVAISEDEVTQDDVDNVIYTARSVRIRDEHRILHVIPQEYAIDYQERIKNPVGLSGVRMKAKVHLITCHNDMAKNIVKCAERCGLQVDKLIFSALASSYAVVTDDEKELGVCVVDIGGGTIDIAVFYDGSLRHTSVFSYAGNAVTSDIAYAFGTPPADAENIKVKFGCAHASLLQRDDTIEVASVGGRPSRTLQRQTLAEVIEPRYSELFGMVEAELKTVLESLKLEKLAAGIVLTGGAAQIEGLVECAEGVFNSQVRIGSPLNINGLTEYVNTPVYSTAVGLLQFGKEQQFEPTTEVVIEKNNCNQLLKKIMSWFKGGF; encoded by the coding sequence ATGACTAAGTCGATGGAACGAAAATTAATTGTAGGTTTAGATGTCGGCACATCAAAAATAGCCGTTGTTGTGGGTGAATTATTACCTGATGGCGAACTAAATATTATCGGTTTAGGCGAAAGCGTATCGCGCGGCATGGATAAAGGCGGCGTTAACGATCTTGAGTCTGTCGTCAAAGCGGTACAGCGTGCATTGCAAGACGCAGAATTGATGGCTGATATGAAAATATCGTCAGTCTATCTAAGTATTTCGGGTAAACACATTAGCAGCCAAGATGAAATTGGCATGGTGGCGATTTCAGAAGATGAAGTCACACAAGATGATGTAGATAATGTGATCTATACTGCAAGGTCAGTGCGAATTCGTGACGAACATCGAATTTTACATGTGATCCCGCAGGAATATGCTATTGATTATCAAGAGCGCATTAAAAACCCTGTTGGTTTATCAGGCGTTCGCATGAAAGCCAAGGTACATTTGATCACGTGTCACAATGACATGGCAAAAAATATTGTAAAATGTGCTGAGCGCTGTGGCTTACAGGTCGATAAACTCATTTTTTCTGCCTTAGCGTCAAGCTACGCTGTAGTCACTGATGATGAAAAAGAGCTCGGTGTATGTGTGGTGGATATCGGTGGTGGTACTATTGATATCGCGGTATTTTATGATGGTTCGTTACGCCATACATCAGTATTTTCTTATGCGGGTAATGCAGTTACTAGCGACATCGCATATGCATTTGGTACACCACCTGCAGATGCCGAAAATATTAAAGTTAAGTTCGGTTGTGCACATGCAAGTTTACTACAGCGTGATGATACCATCGAAGTCGCGAGTGTTGGCGGTCGACCATCGCGCACTTTACAACGACAAACACTTGCAGAAGTGATAGAACCTCGATATTCTGAGCTATTCGGAATGGTTGAAGCTGAATTAAAAACTGTTTTAGAGTCATTAAAACTGGAAAAATTAGCTGCAGGGATCGTCCTTACTGGTGGCGCTGCACAAATTGAAGGTTTGGTTGAATGTGCCGAAGGCGTATTTAACTCTCAAGTTAGAATCGGTAGCCCTTTAAATATTAATGGATTAACTGAATATGTAAATACACCAGTGTACTCAACAGCGGTTGGCTTACTTCAGTTTGGTAAAGAACAACAGTTCGAACCAACAACAGAAGTAGTCATAGAGAAGAATAATTGTAATCAGCTACTTAAAAAAATAATGAGCTGGTTCAAAGGCGGGTTTTAA
- the lpxC gene encoding UDP-3-O-acyl-N-acetylglucosamine deacetylase has protein sequence MIKQRTLKQAVRGTGIGLHSGNKVTLNLRPAAANTGIIYRRIDLDPVVDFKAAADMVKDTMLCTCLISEDGHRISTVEHINAALAGLGIDNIIIEVDAAEIPIMDGSASPFIFLLQSAGIEELNCAKKFIKIKQPIRVEDGDKWAEFLPSNHGFIMDLRIEFDHPVFEGQNQHIRADFSGDWFHQEISRARTFGFMKDIEYLQSQNLALGGSLDNAIVVDEFRILNDDGLRYDDEFVKHKVLDAVGDLYLSGHSILGEFRAFKTGHGMNNLLLRALLANQEAWEFTTVDEAQDAPIRWLEPNLTLAL, from the coding sequence ATGATTAAACAAAGAACATTAAAACAAGCTGTACGTGGGACCGGCATCGGTCTACATTCTGGCAACAAGGTTACCCTAAATCTTCGTCCAGCAGCAGCGAATACCGGTATTATCTATCGCCGTATCGATCTCGACCCTGTGGTTGATTTTAAAGCAGCAGCAGACATGGTAAAAGATACGATGTTGTGTACTTGCCTTATTAGCGAAGATGGTCACCGTATTTCTACAGTCGAACATATTAATGCGGCGTTGGCTGGCCTTGGCATCGATAACATTATTATCGAGGTTGATGCAGCTGAAATTCCAATTATGGATGGCAGTGCTAGTCCTTTTATTTTCTTGCTGCAAAGCGCGGGAATTGAAGAACTTAACTGTGCTAAGAAATTTATTAAAATCAAGCAACCTATCCGTGTTGAAGATGGCGATAAATGGGCTGAATTCTTACCGTCGAATCATGGTTTTATCATGGATTTACGTATTGAGTTTGACCATCCGGTATTTGAAGGCCAAAATCAGCATATTCGCGCAGATTTTTCCGGCGATTGGTTCCATCAAGAAATCAGTCGTGCACGTACTTTTGGTTTCATGAAAGATATTGAATATCTACAATCACAAAACCTCGCACTAGGCGGTAGCTTAGATAATGCGATTGTGGTTGATGAATTCCGTATTCTAAATGATGACGGTTTACGTTATGACGATGAGTTCGTTAAACATAAAGTACTTGATGCTGTTGGTGACCTGTACTTATCAGGCCATTCAATTTTAGGTGAGTTTAGAGCATTCAAAACTGGCCACGGCATGAATAACTTATTATTAAGAGCATTACTTGCTAATCAAGAAGCGTGGGAATTTACCACGGTAGATGAAGCTCAAGATGCACCAATTCGTTGGTTAGAGCCAAATTTAACGCTAGCGTTATAA
- the murC gene encoding UDP-N-acetylmuramate--L-alanine ligase, whose product MMPEQKIAQLRTMVPEMRRVKTIHFVGIGGAGMGGIAEVLANEGYQITGSDLAPNPVTERLVKLGAKINFEHTAENVLNASVVVVSTAIDLSNPEIIAAHENRIPVIKRAEMLAELMRFRHGIAISGTHGKTSTTALVTGIYHEAGLDPTYVNGGLVKSTGTNAGLGTSRYLIAEADESDASFLLLQPMVAVVTNIEADHMDTYGGDFAKLEKTFIDFLHNLPFYGLAVMCADDAVIQKLIPDVGRQVVTYGFSEHADVRIVDYVQQGHQSHFTICRKDREDLRVSLNSPGQHNALNAAAAVAVATEDGIADSAIVTALANFAGTGRRFDHLGEFDSGAGNVMLVDDYGHHPTEVDVTITAARAGWPEKRLVSIFQPHRYTRTRDLYEDFANVLSKVDLLLLLEVYPAGEEPIPGADSRSLCRSIRQRGNIEPIFVASPDELPAILAEHLQEGDLVLTQGAGNVGTLAKDLAAMAMDVDTMKQWKK is encoded by the coding sequence ATAATGCCTGAACAAAAGATCGCACAACTCAGAACTATGGTGCCGGAGATGCGCCGTGTGAAAACTATCCATTTTGTTGGTATTGGTGGCGCAGGCATGGGCGGTATCGCCGAAGTATTAGCTAACGAAGGTTACCAGATTACTGGTTCTGATCTAGCGCCAAATCCAGTGACTGAACGCTTGGTTAAATTAGGTGCCAAGATTAACTTCGAACACACAGCTGAAAATGTATTGAATGCTAGTGTTGTCGTGGTCTCTACCGCGATTGATTTAAGCAATCCAGAAATTATTGCAGCACATGAAAATCGTATTCCAGTGATTAAACGTGCGGAGATGCTTGCGGAATTAATGCGTTTTCGTCATGGTATCGCTATTTCTGGGACGCACGGTAAAACGTCGACGACGGCCTTAGTGACAGGCATTTATCATGAAGCCGGTTTAGATCCTACCTATGTTAATGGTGGCCTAGTTAAGAGTACTGGCACTAATGCTGGTTTAGGAACTAGCCGTTATTTGATTGCGGAAGCGGATGAAAGCGATGCGTCATTCTTATTATTACAGCCGATGGTTGCTGTGGTGACGAATATTGAAGCTGACCATATGGATACTTATGGCGGTGACTTTGCAAAGTTAGAAAAAACCTTTATTGATTTTCTCCATAATTTACCATTTTATGGCCTTGCGGTAATGTGTGCTGACGATGCCGTTATTCAAAAGTTGATCCCTGATGTGGGTCGTCAGGTGGTCACTTACGGTTTTTCTGAGCATGCCGATGTACGCATTGTTGATTATGTGCAGCAAGGTCATCAGAGTCACTTCACTATTTGTCGTAAAGATCGTGAAGACTTACGTGTAAGCTTAAATTCGCCAGGACAACATAATGCTTTGAATGCTGCCGCAGCTGTTGCTGTTGCGACTGAAGATGGCATTGCTGATAGCGCAATTGTAACTGCACTCGCTAATTTTGCTGGTACTGGTCGCCGTTTTGATCATCTCGGTGAATTTGATTCAGGTGCTGGTAATGTGATGTTGGTAGATGATTATGGTCATCACCCAACCGAGGTTGATGTTACTATTACCGCAGCGCGTGCTGGTTGGCCGGAAAAACGTTTAGTATCGATATTCCAGCCGCACCGTTATACCCGTACGCGTGATTTATACGAAGATTTTGCTAACGTCTTATCAAAAGTTGATTTGTTGTTATTATTGGAAGTATACCCTGCTGGCGAAGAACCCATTCCGGGTGCTGATAGCCGTTCACTTTGTCGCAGCATTCGACAACGAGGTAATATCGAGCCGATTTTTGTAGCAAGCCCTGACGAATTACCAGCGATTCTCGCTGAGCATTTGCAAGAAGGTGATTTAGTGTTGACTCAAGGTGCTGGTAATGTCGGTACACTGGCTAAAGACCTCGCTGCAATGGCAATGGATGTGGATACGATGAAACAATGGAAGAAGTAA